ACGGGTCGCGGACCAGCGTGATCGTTGAACGTGGACACTGCGCATGCGTGAGAGAAGGAAGCACGTGACGCTCCGAACGGGGTTGCGGTGTCCGGCCGTACGGAAGCGGGCGGCGTCGAAGACAGGCTCCAGGGAGACGTCAACCACGATCCCTGCCGGATCCGTAACGCCGGCAGGAGGGGGAGAGTGATGTCGCGCGAGCCGCAGCCGTGGTACCTGCCACGCCCACCGCAGCAGCCGGTCCCGGACAACCCGTACGCCCCGGAGGGCTACTCTCCGCCGGGGCAGGGGGCCCGCCGCGGGCGCTTCGGCAACGGCCCGGTGATCGCCACGGTCGTCGTCCTCCTGCTCCTGGTGACAGGTGGAGGGGTGTACGCCCTCACCGACGGCCGGCAAAGCGGGCCCGCGGAGCCCGTGGCGGGGAAGACGCCCGGCCCCGCCCGGACGCCGACCGCTTCCCGTACCCCTGCCGTCCGTACGCCCGAGCCGAAGCGGATCCCGACGTCGGAGGAGATCAACGCGGGGCACGAGCCGGGTGACGCGAAGGCGTGGGTCGTCGATGACCGGACCGATCTGCCCCGGCGCAGTATCAAGGTCTACGACTTGTGGGTCGTCGGCGACACCGTCGTACAGGCCGTCTACAAGAAGGTCACCGCCCGCCGCCTCTCCGACGGTGCCGAGGTGTGGAGCCTCCCGTTGCCCGCCCCTGTCTGCGAGACACCGGTCAACCCGACTCCCGACGGCAAGGTCGTCCTGGTGTACAAGAGCAGCGCGGCCCGCAGCGGGAACCGTTGCAACCAACTCCAGATGATCGACCTCCGGACCGGGAAGGTCGGATGGCACAAGGAGCTCGCCGAGACCGGATCCATGGACGACACGATCATCGTGAACAGCGCCATCAGCGGCGACGTCCTCGCGATGACGCAGTCCATGAGAGCCGCCGCGTACCGGGTCGGTGACGGATCCAAGCTCTACGACATCCCCATGGAGAATCCCGGGAAGTGCTACCCCGACGACGTGGCGGGCGGCACCCGGCTGCTGGTGAGCTCCGACTGTGCGATCAACGTCGATCGCACCAAGAGCTACAGCCAACTCCGCGAGATCGACCCGCGTACGGGCAAGGTCCTCCGGCGCTTCCGGACCGAGCCGGGCTGGGTGGTCGGCAAGGTGCTCTCCGTCGACCCTGTCGTCTTCACCACGCTCCACGCCGAGGAACGCACCGACAACTGGCGGATCGTCGCGCTGAGGGCCGACGGAAAGGTCCGCACCACGATCGATGCCAGGCCGAAGGGCTTCAAGTACTGCGCCGACACAGGGGATTCGGGCGAGAACATCCAGAACTGCAAGGGGACCTTCGCCGAGGGGAACGCCGTCTATCTGGGGGGAACCGACCAGGTGGGGGCCTACGACCTGGATACGGGGAAGCTCGCCTGGGGCGTGAAGTCCGAGGACAGTACGCTGCACCCTCTGCGCGCGGCGGGCGGCACGTCCGCGTTCGTCTACGAGGCGGCCTCGTGGAGCCGGCCGGGCGGGATCTTCCGCTTCGGCCCTGGTGGTGTGGACACGAAGAAGCAGGTGCTGCGGCACCCCGCATCCGCCCGGGCCACGGAGTCCGGAATGTTTGCCGGATACCTGGCCTACGTGAACGACCGGATCGTCATCACGCCATCGGGCGTGAGCGGCGACGACGCGACGCACGAAGCCGCCATGCTGTCATTCTCCCCTGGAGCCCCCTGAGACCTCTGAGATCCCCTGAGCGCACACCGGATCACGTGACCATGCAATCCCGGGAGGCGCGACCTCGCGCCACGGCAACGAGCGTGTGAGCCACACGACTTCACCCGCCGTCCTCCGTCGAGACGTGATCCCGCTGTACCCGAGCTTCTCAAGGACACGGAGCGACGGTGTGTTCCACGCGCCGACGGTCGACCGGAGCCGTGTCCGTCCGGTCGCAGCAGCGGCGTCGACTACCGCTGGAGCACTAGGCTCCGTTCATGACTGCTCAGTGGTATGTCCTCATCGAGGAGGACACCCGCGTGACTCGACGCGCCGACGGGGTCGACCTGAAACTGCACCGCTGGGCACTGGTGGCCAGTCACCCCGTCAGCGGCACGGAGGCCCAGGCGCGCGCCGCGACCGAGGACGCGGCCTTGCACTACGTGCCGAACGTCCTGGCCCGTCATGCCCGACCGGGTGACGCCCCGGCCCGCAGCGCTTTCCTCACCTCCGACGGCGCCTGGCTGGTCCGGCTCAACCAACACCACCGCGAGTGCCACATACGCGTGACCGCTGCCCGCCTCGTACACACGCAGGAGGAGAAGAAGGCCCCGCCGAAGACCCTCAAGGAGAAGGTCCGCCAGGCTCTGGAGGGACCCGCGCCTTCAGAGAACCCGTGGGCTCCCAGAGGCTAGGGTCTTTCGTCCGGAAAGGCCGGATCAGGGAGCGGGGCCTGGTGTGGGCGCCAGGGCACGCGAGCCCGGCATGATCCAAACGAGAAGCCCTAGGTGTGTCGGGACGTGCTGGTGACCGTGCCAGAGGGATCGTGCGACTCCTCGTTCCGAGTGGGGGTGGAAGCCGCTGCGAACGTGACGACAGCGATGAATCCCGCCATCAGGGCACAGACGACCCGGGTGAGGATGCGCATACGTCGGTCGCTGCCGGCGCGGGTGGACCGGGCGCTGGGGAGGGTCGCCGAGGCACCCTCGGTCACGAGTGTGCGCAGCGTCTGCTTCAACGCCTCGATGTCGTGGCCGAGTTCGGGAACGTGCTGCCCGATGGCGACGCGTGCGCGCACCAACCGGTCTCTGGTGACTGCCGTGCTCGTCTCCGTTTCGGCGGCTGCCTGGGAGACGGTGAGCCCCAGTCCGTCGCTGAGCAGGGCGATTCGGCGACATGCCGCAGGCAAGGCGAGCAGGGCCTGGAGGAGCGGATCGGCCGGCTCGGGTTCGGCGTGTCTGAGCGCGGGACGGAAGCGGTGCCACGGGGACAACGCGTACTCATACGCCTGAGCGCGCACCCAGCCGACGGGGTCGGGGTCGACGGCGACCTCGGGCCAGTGCTCCCAGGCATAGTGGAAGGCATGCTCGACGGCTTCGAAGGCGAACCCGCGGCGTCCGGTGAGCAGGCGGATCTGGTGAACAAGTCCTGGCGCGGCGTAGGCGTAGAGCTCGTCGAAGGCGTCGTCCGGGGTCGCGGCCGATCGGAACGACGGCCTGTTCTCCCAAGCACGGTCGCGATCCGGGGGTTCGGCAACAGGTCGCTGCCGGCGCCCGTCGGGGCGCGTCGAAACGTACCCGCTGCCGGGTGTGTGCGGGAGCCGGGGTGGCCTGGTCGGGCTCCGCCCATGGGCGGGGGCCGAGGGCGGAGCGCTCCCGCCCGGTCGCGTGTGGGTGTGAGCCGGTGCGTCACCTGGCCCGTACGCGGAGAGGCTTGCGTACCCTTGGCGGCTCAGTGAGCCGCGCGTCGTGTCGAGGGTATGGATGACCGGATTCCCTCCCGAACCGCGGGCTATGTGTGGCGAGCCTCCTCGGCCGGCTGAGGGCGGGACGTCGCGGGCGGGTCGATCCGTTGTGCTGTGACTCATCGGTGCGCGGCGCCGCTCTGGGTGGAGGTACACATGCACGCATCTTGGGCGAGGCAGGAAGCTTTCTCCTAATGCGTTACGGACACGTACGGTCTTGGTGATTTCTTCTCCGCCAATGATCGGGATCGATCTTTACTGTGGATATGAGGTCATGGTGAGAGATCGCCGCGCGGGCAAGTGGTGGAGGCGTGTCGTGCCGCGAGCTGGTGGGCCGGTCGGCGAACCGCCAGGAGTGGCTCGGCTCCGCCGGGCCGCATCCGTGTTGCGTGCTTCAGGCCGCCTCGTCGGCAAGCGGTCGAGGGGCGCGAGAGTCCCGTCGCCGACGTGCCCGCCGGCGGCCCCGGTGCGGCCTCGGATCAATTTCGCACCTGTGGCCTGTAGTGCTCCAGATGAGTGCGGACTCGGGTCAAGTACGGCTGGATTGAGCGAAGTTGTGCACCCTGCTGCTGCACGACCCACGTGGCTGTCCGATACGCGGCGGCGAGGTGGAGGGCCGGGTCACCCGGGACACCCACGAGGTCGGGGGCGATGGCGCAGAGCATTCTGCCCAGTGCGGAGATGGAGTCCTCTGGGCTGAAAGGGGGCCTGGGTACGGCGTTCTGCCGCTCGGGCGGGAGGTAGTAGCGCAGTACGCGTGGCGTCCAGCGGGCGATTCCGTACTCGTCCTTCGCCGGGTCGCTGAGGGTCGGATCGAAGTCGCTTTCCGCCTTGAGGATGGCGGCCACCAGGGCGGGCGTGATCTCCGCGGTGTCGCACAGCGTGCCCGCCTCGATGATGAGGTGGCGGTATGCGCGGGGGATACCGGCGTCGGTCCGGAGCAGATGTGCGCCGTCATGGAATACCGCGGGCGTCGTGGTGCGAGCCGGTTTCCCGGAGCCCTCCGGGCCGGCATCGGCGTGCGTAGCGCCCCTGTCGCCCAGGCGGAACACCCCGACGGTGAGCAGTACGGCAGCGAGGACGATCAGTGCGGTCAGGCCGGCCGTCCGCAGTCGTGCTGCGCGCATACGGCCGGAGATGAGGCGGTCGGGCCGGCCCGATCGACCGGACCGACCGGGGGGCGGTGTCACGGAGTCCGGCGCCGCGCCTGGTGCGGGCGCCGGATCCGGCACTGCGGAGTGCGGTTCCGCGGCCGAGTCCCCTGGCGCCGAAGCGGTGCTGCGGATCGGTTCGGAGATCTCCTCGGGCGGAGTGGCCCGCGACGGGGTGACGGTCACCGAGGCCCGTGACGCTGGGAGACGTGCCAGGGCAGCGAGGTCCGCGGCCTGGTCCGGGGTGCCTGCCGAGTACCCCGGTGTGCCATCGCCCGGGGGCGCCTCGGGAGGCAGCGGCGGAGGGCTGGTGATCAGCCGGTGTGTGCGGACCCTGCGCTGCTCCCACTCCGCCGGATCGCCGCCGCAGGCGGTGACGAAGGCGGCCAGTACGGTGGCGCTCGGCAGCCGCCGGCCGGCTGCCGCGGCGGCCAGGGTGGAGGCCGAGTAGTGGGCCCGGGCGGCGAGTCGCCGGTAGGGCGGGCTGCCCGCCCGGCGTCTCAACTCCCTGAGTTCGTAGGCGAATCGGGCCACGGGGCCCTGGTCGAGATCGAGCGGCTGTTCCTGGCGTCCCACCCTGCGTACCTCCCTGTCATGAATGGCCCGGCTCGTCTGGGGTGACGGTCTGTCCGTCGTGAGGAGGGGCGCGATGTCCGGCGTTTGTCCGGCGTCTGTCCAACGGGCCCGCAGAGGTGGGAGACGGGGCGCGGGGGCGGTATGAATGTGCCCGGCACTCGGGGCACTCCTGACACAGGGGAGCCCCGCCACGCGGGAGGTCGGGGGGCGCAGCATCCGCGGACGTGCCCCGACGCCGTTCGGCCGCCGTGTCCGCGGTGACGTCCCAGCCGTCGCCCCGCACCACGCAGAGGAAGGAACGTGCGTGCTCCCACGACCAGCGGACCACCGCCTCTGGCCGGGCTTCCGGGGAGGCACGGAGCGGTCCGGTCCGCTCCGCTGCCGGCGGCGGGTGGCCGGGCGCCTCTGCGGCGCGGCGGGGAGGGAGAGGCCACTCCGACCGTGACGTCCATGGACCCATCAAACCGCCTCGACGCACGGAGGGGCGCGGGTTTCGGCCGCCGTATGCCTGGGCGGGATTCCATGCGGGATTCCACGGCCCCTGAATGACCGCGGCTCCGCCTCCGGAGTGCGGGAGCCGTGCTCCCGCGTCACCGGCCCACAGTGCCCGGGTCTCTCAGCGAAGGAGACTTCCCACCGCTACGAGACTCCCCACCGCTTCCCGCCACTCTCGTCGACTGCATGCCCCGAAGGGAAGCCGCGTTCGTCACGGCCGGCTGAGCGGTCGTTCCACCACCCCTGGCCGGTGGATTCCCCCGCACCTCCCAGGCACTTCCCAGGCCCCCCTTGGAAACCCATCGTTCCCACAGCAAAGGAACCATCCGTATGCCCCTCCTCACCACCGGACGTGCGAGAACGTCACGCACGGGCTTACGAGTCACCGTCCTGTTCGTCGCCACCGTCCTTGCGGCCCTGTCCGGCCCGGCCTGGGCCACGGACGCGAAGGACGTCCCCGGCCCCCTCGGCAACCGGGCCCCTGCCACGGCGTACTGCGACATCCCCGCCCACCGGGATCTCGCCGCGACCCGAAAGGTCTACGAGGTCGGGCAGCGCCTGAACGTCTCCCCGAAGGTGATGCTCGCCGCCTTCGAGACCGGTTGGGTCGAGTCCCGTATGAACAACCTCAACTGCGGCGACCGCGACTCGCTCGGCGTCTTCCAGCAGCGGCCGTCGCAGGGCTGGGGCACGCCCGAGCAGATCCTCGACGTCGACTACTCCGCAGGGAAGTTCTTCGAGGTCGCCCTCCGGATGGAGCCGCAGATGGAGGGCAGCACCGCCGGCCAGCTCGCGCAGGCGGTCCAGCGTTCGGCGTACCCGCTGCGGTACGACGAGGCCGAGGGCATCGCCGTGTCGATGCGTGACGAGGCGTTCCAGCCCTACGGCACGATCGGCGTGAAGTATGCGGAGCTCGGAGGCCCGGGAGGCCACCTCGGCCGGCCGGTCCGTGCCGAGGAGGCCGCTTCGCTCGGCGGACGCTTCCAACTCTTCCAGAACGGCATCATCCTCTGGCGCTGGGACGAGGCCCACGCGGTCCACGGGGACATCCTGACGAAGTTCTGGGCGACGGACGCGGAGCGACGTTGGGGTTTCCCGACGATGGACGAGGCGGAGGCTTCGGCCGCTCCTGATGGGACGCGCGGGCGCTACCAGTACTTCGAGCGCGGGCTGTTCCTGTGGTCGCCGCAGACGGGGGCGCACGTCGTGCACGGCGCGATCCTCGAAGCCTTCAGTGCGGGCGGCCGGGAGAAGGAACTCGGCTACCCGGTCACCGACGAGTACGACGAGGCGGGCGGAAGGGCCCAGGCGTTCCAGGGCTCCACCATCCACTGGCACCCCGACCGGGGCACCTGGATCACCGCGAACTGAACCGTCCGCAGCGGGTCACCACGAGCTGACCCGCCCGCAGTCGAGTCACGACAACTGATCCGCCCGCAGGCAGATCACCGAGCAGGAGGAACAGAGAATGAGCGAACTGAAATCCACCCGCAGGAGCATCCTCAAGGCCGCCGGCGGGTTCTCCGCGGCCATGGCCCTCGGTGGGGCCGGCGTCCTCGCGTCCGCCACTCCGGCCGGCGCCGTGGGCGACGGTTCCGGGCTGCACATCGTGGACCGTAACGAGGACGACCACCGCATGTGGTACTACCGGCTCCAGACCGCCGCGGTCGGCTGGAACCCGGGCGTCGGCGTCAACATCCTGCTCCCGGACGACTACCACACCAGCGGGCGCACCTACCCGGTCCTCTACCTCTTCCACGGCGGTGGTCCGGACGCGGACTTCATCCAGTTCGACCGGGCCGGGATCCGGCAGTGGACGGCGGGCAAGCCCATCATCGTGGTGATGCCCGACGGCGGTCACACCGGCTGGTACTCCAACCCCGTCACTTCCAACGTCGGTCCCCGCAACTGGGAGACCTTCCACATGTCCCAGCTCCTCCCGTGGGTGGAGTCGAACTTCCGCACCTTCGCCGAGTACGACGGCCGGGCCGTTTCGGGATTCTCCATGGGCGGTTTCGGCGCCCTCAAGTACGCGGCCAAGTACTACGGACACTTCGCCTCGGTCAGTTCCCACTCCGGACCGGCCAGCATGCGTCGGGACTTCGGCCTGGTGACCCACTGGGCGAACACCTCCTCCGCTGCCCTGGACCTGGCCGGCGGCACGATCTACGGCGCACCTCTCTGGAACGAGGCCCGGGTCACGGCAGACAACCCGGTCCAGAACATCGAGCGCTACCGCAACAAGCGCGTGTTCCTCGTCGCCGGCACCGGCGCTGGCTCGGTGGACTGGTTCAACCAGGTACAGGAAGGTCAAGTGCTCGCCGGACAGCGGGAGTTCCGCTCCCTGCTGGACGGCGCGGGCATCGGCCACGAGTCGCACGAGCGGCCGGGGGACCACTGGATCCGCGGGGACATGTTCGTCCGCGACATCGACGGCATCATCGCCCGGCTCCGCAAGGCGTAGGCACGGGCGAGGGCTTCCAGGGCGAGGGGAACGGCCCCGCGCGGACGGCCGCTGCCGCCACCCCGCGGATGCGTCGGGACGGCAGCCGCCGGAAACAGCGGGGGCACCCACCGGTGCGCGCCGGGGCGGGACCGTTCGGACGGTCCCGCCCCGGCGTTCGACGTGCGGCCCTCTGCCGGGAGAGCTCCGACGCCACGAAGCTGGGTCACTCCTGCTTCTACCAGCCGGACCAGCGGTTGCTCTTCTCCGGCGATCACGTGCTGCCGCGGATCACCCCGCAGGTCTCGGTCTCCGTGCTGGATCCGGACGCCGATCCACTGGCGGACTTCCTCGACTCCGTCGCACGCCTTGATCAGTTCGCCGTCGACGTGGTGCTGCCCGCCCGAGAACCGCTTCCGTGGCCTCGACCACCGGCTGGCCCACATGGCCGCGCACCACGCGCAGCGCCTCACCGAACTGTGTGGGGCCGTCGGGGCCCATCCCGGCTCGACTGCCTACGAGCTGTCCGCTCGGTTGACGTGGTCCCGGCCCTGGGACTCCTTCGACGCCGTCAGCCGCCGGTTCGCTCTGGGGGAGACGGTGGCCCACCTCGTACGACTGGCCGGGCGGGGCGACATCCGTCATGGCGCGGGCCCGCCGCGGCGGCGGTATCCCGGCTCCGGTACCGGTGAGCTCGGGCAACCAGCTGCCACGGCCGCTCCCTCACGGGACGGTCGGCGAGATTATTGTTGGGTCGCATGACCCACACCAAGATCGACGTCACCGCGGATCTGGTCCGGGATCTGCTGCGCGACCAGCACCCCGACCTGGCCGATCTCCCTCTGAGCTTCGGTGCGCGTGGCTGGGACAGTCAGATGTGGCGGCTCGGCGACGACCTCGCCGTCCGGCTGCCCTGGGCGACGGAGTCCGCGGACGCGCTGCTGCTCAAGGAGCACGCCTGGCTGCCTGCCCTCGCCCCGCACCTTCCTCTGCAGGTCCCCGTCCCGCAGCGCCTCGGTGAGCCCTCCGAGCGGTTTCCGCGCTCCTGGATCGTGACCACCTGGGTGCCGGGCGAGCCCGCCGACCGCGCCCCCGCCACACGCGCCGCGGAGGCGGCCGACTCCTTGGCCGCCTTCCTGACGGCTCTCCACCGACCGGCTCCCGCCGGGGCGCCCGCCGGTCGTGACCGCGGGGGGCCGCTGTCCGAAGGTGCCGAGGCGTTCGCCCAGCAGCTCGCCTCGGCCACCGAGCTGGGGCTGATCCCCGACCCGGACGCAGTCCGCGCGGTCTGGGAGGACGCCGCCGCCGCGCCCGAATGGGCGGGCCCGGCCCTGTGGCTCCACGGAGACCTGCACCCGGCCAACGTCCTCACCGCGGACGGAACCTTCTGCGGCGTGATCGACTTCGGAGACCTCTTCGCAGGCGATCCGGCCTGCGACCTGGCTGCCCCTTGGGTACTGCTGCCGGACGGCGCCGCCGACCGCTTCTACCGGGCCTACCGGCCGACCCCGGACGCGGCGACCTTGCGCCGCGCCCGCGGCTGGGCCGTGATGCGTGCCCTTGCCTGCATCCTCATCGGAGACGCCGGCGACCACGGCCGCCCCGGAGGCAAGCCCACCTGGGGCCCACCCGCCCACGCCACCCTTCGACGCCTCGTCGCGACGGCCCGCTGAACGACCGGGCCGGGCACGCCGAGCCGGTGTTCCTGCGGCCCCCGCGTGTCAGTGCCGATGGGTGGCGTCGGCGTGGCGGGGGTCGGCGGGGTGCTCGAAGCCGGGGTGCAGGGTGACCGTCGTCGCGTGGCGGTGTTCCAGCCAGAGCGCGAAGTGACGGTCCGCTGCCGCTCGCCGCAGATCTCGGGCGATGGCCGGGCCGGCCTCCTCGTACGGGACGGGGTGCTCGTCCCGGTTGCGGTCGTAATAGGCCCGCACCTCCGAAGGAGGGACGGTGACGTCGGCGGTGACGCGGTCGTACACGGCCGCGGCGACAGGGAGCGAAGCCAGGACGGCTGCGGTGACGCCTCCCGTACTCAGCGCGGAGGACAGGCTGAACTCCCTTGGCCGGTACGTCCGTTCTGCCGAAAGGTCCATGCCGGCCGCCGCGTCCTCGATCACCGCCTCGTACGTCAGCAGCTGGACCACCCAGCGGCGGAGATTACGGGCGTCCGCCGTGCCCGGGCGGGGTAGCCGGGTGGCCAGCCGGCCCCGGCGCAGTGCCGTGACCCTGGCCTCCACCGCCTCCTCGGTGACCGTGCGCGCCCCCACGTGAGCGGCGACGCCCGACCCGGTCACCGGGTCACCTCGATCTCGACCGCCTCCGTGTAGTGCAGCCAGCCCGCTGCCGCCAGCTTGACCACGGCCCACCAGCGGCCGGGGCGCGTCCCCGCCGGGACGGTGACGGGGAAGCGGATCACGGAGGCACCGTGTGCCGGCACCTCCGTGCCCGTGTTCCAGGTGGGGAAGAGCTCGAACGTCCCCCAGGGGCTGATCAGTTGGGCCTGGACGGACACGGCGGTGCTCACCTGGGAGGTGAGTGTGACCTCCACGGTCCCCGACCCGCCCGGAGGCAGCCGCACGCCGGTCGTTCCCGGTGTCGCCACCGGTTCGGCGGCCGGGTCGTCGCCGATCACCACGCGCGTCACGTCCTCGAACACCTGGCCGTCATGGGTCGTCCTGGCCCGCACCCAGTACGTGCCGGCCCCGGCCGAGGCGGGTGGGGTGATCCGGACCGTTCGGGAGGTGTGGGCGCCGGGTTGCAGGTCGTACGGGAGGAGACCGGTCGGGATCGGCCAGCCCTCGGGAAGGACGAACTCGACCTCCCCCGTGGCGTGCCGGTCGGCGAGGGCCGAGGCAACGGTCACCGTGAGCTCGCCGCCGGCCCCGCGCAGCACGGGCGGTTCGACGTGGAGAGCGAGCGGCATGTTGCCGGTCGGGGCGGGGCCGGTGTTGTGGAGCCAGTAGCGGGTGAAGACGGGCTGGTGCGGCTCCCGGCCGGGAGCGGGGCCGCCGACCGGGCCGGTCAGCGGAGTGACAACGGTGGCGATGTCCATGCCGCAGAGGTCCAGGGTGAGGTCCGGGAGCGGAGCCCCCGGCCGTTCCAGCAGGTCCGCCCGGTACGCCTCGGCCACCGGGAGGTCCGTGGTGATGACGGCCCGCGTGTCCCGGCCGGCCGCCTCGTGCCAGCGCATCGTGAGGCTCTCGACCTGATCGGGCGTGTGGCCGTCGGACAGGTGGTTGCCCGTGGGTTTGAGGGCAGTGAGGACCACCTGTCCGGCCGGTTCCACCGAGAGGTACGAGCGCTGCTCCGGCTGGCCCCTGCGCTCTCCCCTCGACGCACGCAGCGGGTGATTGATGTCGTGCGCGAGCGGTACGACGCCGCGCGCCCGCCAGTCCCCGGCGCCCGCGAGGAGCGTGTAGTCGAAGGAGTGGGTCCAGTGCTGCTGCTGGAAGGCGGACCCGTCGGGCGTGGTGCGGTGCGGTGGGTCGATCCAGATGCCCGACGGCCAGCCCGTGCAGGAGCGCATCAGCGACAGGTGCAGCGCGCCGCCGGTGTCCACGGCGAAGCCCGGAACGCCCTGGTTGACGAGGGCGACCGTGTAGTCGTCGAGCGGCGGCTCGGTGAGTGCACCGCCCTCGGCGACCTCGATCACGGCGTCGTCGAGGTCCGCCACGAGTGCGTCCACCGCGCCCTCACCGGCGACGACCAGCACCGGCAGCGCACGGGCGCCCCGCAGATCGGCGCCCGGTACCCACACCTTCTCCAGCGCACTGTCCGCCGGAATCCACAAGCGCACCCGCCCGGTCGCCGCCAGTTGCTCCGCGAACGCGTCGGCGTACGCACCGCTCAGCACCTCCGCGGTGAACGGGTTCTCCTCGGGGCCGCCGATCGTGATGCGTACGTCGGGCAGATTGGAGTCGATGGCCAGATCCCCGTAGCGGGCGCCCGGCGCCGCCGAACAGGTGCTGGTCACACCGGCCTTGACCAGCGCCACCGCAAGGTCGCGCGCCCCGCCTCCGTCCGGAGTGACGATCTCCGCGATACCGATCGCCCGTGCTCCGCCCGGCAGTTCCACGCGCGCCGTCGACGACAGTGCGAACCAGTTGCCCGCCGGATTGTCCAGAGTCCACGGATGTTCCCCGGAGTCGACGTCGATGAGCCCGAATCCGCGCCCGATCACCGCGTCGGCCACCTCGCTCACCGGCAGCGCCCCCGGCACGTGCACCGGCCAGCGCAGTCGCAGCAGCTGATCGGCCCCGTCGAAGGCGTCGACATGGGTGACTCCGTCGAGCCGGTCCAGCCCGTGCCACAGAGTGAGCGTCTGGGTGTACGCGACCGGGCCGACCGCGCCCGTCACGGTGATCCGCTCGCCGAGGGGGCTCGTCTCGACCGTCACCGACTCGGCGGGACGGGAGGCGGAGCCGGTCACCGGCCCGCTGGGGACCAGATGCCAGGGGCCCTCGTGGTAGCGCGGATGCGCCGGATACTCCTCGTACACCAGCAGTTCGTTGCCGACCCGCCCCGCCTGGAGCAGCTCGCGGCCCTCGACGGTCAGCCGCGAGACGCAACCGCCGCGCCCCGGGTCGACCTCCAACGTGTGCGTGGCCGTGCTGATCCGGCGGCCTTCGGCCCGCGTCCAGCCGGCACCCGTACGCGAGGGGCGCGGCCGGTAGACGCGGTAGCCGAGCGAGGGGACGTCACGGGCGAGGAAGACGAGGTCGGCCTCCGCGAGCGAACCGTCCTCGTGGTGGACGGGGTTCTCCACGAGGACCGGTGTGCCGTCCGCCAGCTCCCAGCCGTGAAAGCCGGGAGGAAGCGTCATACGGGTGCGGACGAGATCCGTCCGTGGCCACGAGGACGGGTTGAACACGCTGATCGCGTCCTCGGCCCCCAGCCGCCGCAACGACGCGGCCAGCACGTCGCGCCCCGTGTCGTACGCCTCCCGCCAACTCGTCACCAGGTCCAGATACACCTGGTCGGACTCCGAGCCGGTGATCGCGTCGTGGTGCGCGCCGTACGCGAGCTGCCGCCACGCCTTGTCGATCCGCGCGTACGGATAGGCCGCCCCGGTCTCCACGGCGGCGAGCGTCGCGAACTTCTCCGCGTCGGTGAGCAGACTCTCGGCGGCGCGCTGCGCCTGCTTGGTATCGATGAAGGAGACGTCCTTGCCCGTGTAGACGGGGTTCATGTCCCGGGTCTGCGGCAAGGGCGCGGGCAGTTCGGCGCGGACCGCCGCGAAGAAGTCGCGGGGCAGCGCGCACACCAGGCGGGGCCAGGTGTAACGGGCGGCGAAGTCGCGGTGGATCCGGGTGACCCAGCGGTTGGGCGGCGTGTAGTCGGTCCCCACGGGAAGCAGGATGTTGCGCGTCGCGGACACCTTCCGCATCAG
The Streptomyces sp. NBC_00234 DNA segment above includes these coding regions:
- a CDS encoding NEW3 domain-containing protein; translation: MRIIEVEPTDLFVGAAGDPLQVVRVALSEPAPVVITGPGVHGEGMPGEIGVRVESAPPGTVLPITVRAGDARAEAQLTVAEPGWTVWMVPHFHYDPVWWNTQAAYTTTWDASGDTAQQFRIDFQQTGFELMRLHLRTARQDPDYRFVLAEIDYLKPYWDAHPGDRTLLRRLLAEGRIELMGGTYNEPNTNLTSAESTVRNLIYGIGFQRGVMGGDPQTAWQLDVFGHDPQFPGLVADAGLTSSSWARGPYHQWGPMLTDRDREQDGWGDPSGMQFPAEFEWLSPSGRGVLTHYMPAHYSAGWWMDSATTAEEAQDAVLELYRLMRKVSATRNILLPVGTDYTPPNRWVTRIHRDFAARYTWPRLVCALPRDFFAAVRAELPAPLPQTRDMNPVYTGKDVSFIDTKQAQRAAESLLTDAEKFATLAAVETGAAYPYARIDKAWRQLAYGAHHDAITGSESDQVYLDLVTSWREAYDTGRDVLAASLRRLGAEDAISVFNPSSWPRTDLVRTRMTLPPGFHGWELADGTPVLVENPVHHEDGSLAEADLVFLARDVPSLGYRVYRPRPSRTGAGWTRAEGRRISTATHTLEVDPGRGGCVSRLTVEGRELLQAGRVGNELLVYEEYPAHPRYHEGPWHLVPSGPVTGSASRPAESVTVETSPLGERITVTGAVGPVAYTQTLTLWHGLDRLDGVTHVDAFDGADQLLRLRWPVHVPGALPVSEVADAVIGRGFGLIDVDSGEHPWTLDNPAGNWFALSSTARVELPGGARAIGIAEIVTPDGGGARDLAVALVKAGVTSTCSAAPGARYGDLAIDSNLPDVRITIGGPEENPFTAEVLSGAYADAFAEQLAATGRVRLWIPADSALEKVWVPGADLRGARALPVLVVAGEGAVDALVADLDDAVIEVAEGGALTEPPLDDYTVALVNQGVPGFAVDTGGALHLSLMRSCTGWPSGIWIDPPHRTTPDGSAFQQQHWTHSFDYTLLAGAGDWRARGVVPLAHDINHPLRASRGERRGQPEQRSYLSVEPAGQVVLTALKPTGNHLSDGHTPDQVESLTMRWHEAAGRDTRAVITTDLPVAEAYRADLLERPGAPLPDLTLDLCGMDIATVVTPLTGPVGGPAPGREPHQPVFTRYWLHNTGPAPTGNMPLALHVEPPVLRGAGGELTVTVASALADRHATGEVEFVLPEGWPIPTGLLPYDLQPGAHTSRTVRITPPASAGAGTYWVRARTTHDGQVFEDVTRVVIGDDPAAEPVATPGTTGVRLPPGGSGTVEVTLTSQVSTAVSVQAQLISPWGTFELFPTWNTGTEVPAHGASVIRFPVTVPAGTRPGRWWAVVKLAAAGWLHYTEAVEIEVTR